From one Rosa rugosa chromosome 4, drRosRugo1.1, whole genome shotgun sequence genomic stretch:
- the LOC133746476 gene encoding uncharacterized protein LOC133746476 isoform X2, which translates to MESMSVIAEGNSYMNLNSVLMLTGTNYRAWLDSVENYMGMHENIDYCFTENKPEELNEKSTKKDTDLYKKWHRSNRMAKNLIRTSMSKTVRGSIEEPELASDFLELIGAKFKESEKAEAARLTKEFHDLKYMGSGGVREHIMKMININGRLRELLMGVRDEQVVHYALHSLPNSFSHLRTSYNSQKGN; encoded by the exons atggaatccatgtctgttattgctgaag gtaactcttacatgaacttgaacagtgtcttgatgttaactggaaccaactatagagcttggctagactctgtggaaaattatatgggaatgcatgagaacatagactactgctttactgagaataagcctgaagagttaaatgaaaagagcaccaagaaagatactgacctttacaagaagtggcatagatccaatagaatggctaagaacctcatcagaacatctatgtctaagactgtcaggggaagtatagaagagcctgagctagcatcagattttctggaactcataggtgctaagtttaaagaaagtgaaaaggcagaagcagctaggctgactaaggagtttcatgatttgaagtacatgggttcagggggagttagagagcatattatgaagatgatcaatataaatggcagactcagggaactcttaatgggggttagggatgagcaagtagtgcattatgcactacattccttgcctaacagttttagtcatcttaggaccagttacaactctcaaaagggaaactag
- the LOC133746476 gene encoding probable lipid phosphate phosphatase beta isoform X1 encodes MEPTPPAKSTTPPPPPPPPLLRRLVAIDTKLSQQIHILAKPFLPHFLLLLLELSADFRLFFPVALSLLAAPLLSPGPGPNPNPNPNPNSSPIQLLRPFLSPLLLGLLLDLALIGLIKFTVRRARPVYNKNMSVAVSVDHFSFPSGHASRVCFVAALFYLSADALLHLRSTSPAVERWIGADQDNKAVSVLVSVVWAWAAATSISRILLGRHFVSDVFAGACLGVVEGVVAFHFLRF; translated from the coding sequence ATGGAGCCAACACCACCCGCCAAATCCACCAcacctccgccgccgccgccgccgccgctcctCCGGCGATTAGTCGCAATCGACACCAAGCTCTCTCAACAAATCCACATTCTCGCCAAACCCTTCCTCCCtcacttcctcctcctcctcctcgaaCTCTCCGCCGACTTCCGACTATTCTTCCCCGTCGCCCTCTCCCTCCTCGCCGCCCCGCTCCTAAGCCCCGGCCCAGGCCCAAACCCGAACCCGAACCCGAACCCGAACTCCAGCCCAATCCAACTCCTCCGCCCATTCCTCTCCCCTCTCCTCCTCGGCCTCCTCCTCGACCTCGCCCTAATCGGCCTCATCAAATTCACCGTCCGCCGCGCCCGCCCCGTCTACAACAAGAACATGAGCGTCGCCGTTTCGGTCGACCACTTCTCCTTCCCGAGCGGCCACGCCTCTAGGGTTTGCTTCGTCGCCGCTCTCTTCTACCTCTCCGCCGATGCTCTACTCCACCTCAGGTCGACGTCGCCGGCCGTCGAGCGCTGGATCGGTGCCGATCAAGACAACAAGGCCGTTAGTGTTCTGGTGTCGGTCGTTTGGGCCTGGGCAGCGGCCACTTCCATCTCTAGGATCTTGCTCGGCCGCCACTTCGTCTCCGACGTCTTCGCCGGAGCTTGTTTGGGCGTGGTTGAGGGTGTAGTAGCTTTTCATTTCCTCAGATTTTAA
- the LOC133742319 gene encoding zinc finger BED domain-containing protein RICESLEEPER 2-like: MLDSAIYYRRALINFALSDIDFKCCPSPDEWDKIEKISKFLGYFYEVTLLISGTKYPTSNLFFPKVFVIQHNIQQAMRHQDGFMRQMRLEMNMKFEKYWSDYSLILGIAIVMDPLYKMEFVEWAYSKLYGVKSEQLKQFTDTLFSLFDAYVEKWSNPDNSSGFMSESCSQTEGEDTILEEFDANYRNGSTSSMKNEFHKYLDEERLERKKELDVLSWWKMEQFRYPILFHMACDVLMIPISTVASESAFSTAGRVLDQYRSSLLPDTVQALLCTRDWIFGKKDQDRTDLEQLTEDVLDLTLDRQAHTN; encoded by the exons ATGCTCGATAGTGCAATTTACTATCGTCGTGCATTGATTAACTTTGCATTAAGTGACATTGATTTTAAGTGTTGTCCATCTCCTGATGAATGGGACAAAATAGAGAAGATTTCTAAATTTCTTGGATATTTCTATGAGGTCACTCTCTTAATTTCTGGAACCAAGTATCCTACTTCAAATTTGTTTTTTCCCAAGGTATTTGTTATCCAGCACAACATTCAACAAGCCATGAGACACCAAGATGGCTTCATGAGACAAATGAGATTAGAGATGAATatgaagtttgaaaaatattggTCTGATTACAGCTTGATCCTTGGAATTGCAATTGTGATGGATCCTCTATACAAAATGGAATTTGTAGAGTGGGCCTATAGCAAGCTTTATGGTGTGAAGTCTGAGCAGTTGAAGCAATTCACTGATACTTTGTTTTCTCTATTTGATGCATATGTGGAGAAGTGGTCTAATCCCGATAATTCAAGTGGTTTCATGAGTGAGAGTTGTTCTCAAACTGAAGGTGAAGACACCATTTTGGAG GAATTTGATGCTAACTACAGGAATGGTTCAACTTCGAGTATGAAGAATGAATTTCACAAGTATCTTGATGAAGAAAggttggaaagaaagaaagagttggATGTTCTTTCTTGGTGGAAAATGGAACAATTTCGGTATCCTATACTTTTCCATATGGCTTGTGATGTGCTAATGATTCCTATTTCTACGGTTGCATCTGAATCCGCGTTTAGTACCGCTGGTAGAGTACTAGATCAATACCGTAGCTCATTATTGCCTGATACTGTTCAAGCATTGCTATGTACTCGAGATTGGATTTTCGGTAAAAAAG ACCAAGACCGAACTGATTTGGAGCAACTTACTGAAGATGTGTTGGATTTGACATTGGACAGACAAGCCCACACCAACTAA